In Micromonospora purpureochromogenes, a single window of DNA contains:
- a CDS encoding fatty acid desaturase family protein has protein sequence MTAIQKKPDNPIAHLSAEDIEILGKELDAIRDRVIAERGESDARYIRKVIKTQRTLEISSRAVLLFSLFPPAWVVGTAGLAVAKILENMEIGHNILHGQYDFMRDPKIHSTTWEWDHVSPADQWKHSHNQLHHTYTNVLGKDNDLGYGIMRVDEDQKWHPMHLGQPLWNFVNACFFEYGIAAYDLELGRNLQKDRRKAPEFRARARAVGRKIRRQVLKDYVVHPLLSGPSFLSTLAATFTANLIRNVWSHSVIMCGHFPNGVETFEKTSIEGETRGEWYLRQMLGSANISGSRLMHIMTGNLSFQIEHHLFPDLPSKRYQEIAPQVRALFDRYGLKYTTGPLPRQVASAWWKVIRLSLPNRTPAAPKPADDLSTRTLAPSGA, from the coding sequence GTGACCGCGATCCAGAAGAAGCCGGACAACCCGATCGCCCACCTCAGTGCGGAGGACATCGAGATCCTGGGCAAGGAGCTCGACGCCATCCGGGACCGGGTGATCGCCGAGCGCGGTGAGTCCGACGCCCGGTACATCCGCAAGGTCATCAAGACCCAGCGGACGCTGGAGATCAGCAGTCGCGCGGTGCTGCTCTTCTCGCTCTTCCCGCCGGCGTGGGTGGTCGGCACCGCCGGCCTGGCGGTGGCCAAGATCCTGGAGAACATGGAGATCGGCCACAACATCCTGCACGGCCAGTACGACTTCATGCGGGACCCGAAGATCCACTCCACCACCTGGGAGTGGGACCACGTCTCCCCGGCCGATCAGTGGAAGCACTCGCACAACCAGCTGCACCACACGTACACCAACGTGCTCGGCAAGGACAACGACCTCGGGTACGGCATCATGCGCGTCGACGAGGACCAGAAGTGGCACCCGATGCACCTCGGCCAGCCGCTGTGGAACTTCGTCAACGCCTGCTTCTTCGAGTACGGCATCGCCGCGTACGACCTGGAGCTCGGCCGCAACCTGCAGAAGGACCGGCGCAAGGCCCCGGAGTTCCGGGCCCGGGCCCGCGCCGTCGGCCGCAAGATCCGCCGCCAGGTGCTCAAGGACTACGTCGTGCACCCGCTGCTGTCCGGCCCGTCCTTCCTCAGCACCCTGGCCGCCACCTTCACCGCGAACCTGATCCGCAACGTGTGGAGCCACTCGGTGATCATGTGCGGGCACTTCCCGAACGGCGTGGAGACCTTCGAGAAGACCAGCATCGAGGGCGAGACGCGCGGCGAGTGGTACCTGCGGCAGATGCTCGGCTCGGCCAACATCAGCGGCAGCCGGCTGATGCACATCATGACCGGCAACCTGTCCTTCCAGATCGAGCACCACCTCTTCCCAGACCTGCCGAGCAAGCGCTACCAGGAGATCGCCCCGCAGGTCCGGGCGCTGTTCGACCGGTACGGGCTGAAGTACACCACCGGCCCGCTGCCCAGGCAGGTCGCCTCGGCCTGGTGGAAGGTCATCCGGCTGTCGCTGCCCAACCGGACCCCGGCCGCGCCGAAGCCCGCCGACGACCTGTCGACGCGTACCCTCGCTCCCTCGGGGGCCTGA
- a CDS encoding ferredoxin reductase, protein MTTTVPRPPTRLSVRDRLLRLAETVTTPLLPEDYLDLVAPLRAGAALRGRVVAVDAETRDAATLTIQPGRAWRGHTAGQYVRLGVDVDGVRQWRAYSVTSAPGRPDGRICVTVKAIPDGTVSNHLVRRIRPGAIVQLDQAQGDFVLPDPAPARVLFLTAGSGVTPVMGMLRAGAHTHSDVVVVHSAPTPADVVFGAELRALAAQGAIRLVERHTDTDGLLGVDELAGLVPDHLERETWACGPIGMLDAVEEHWRAAGAAQRLHTERFRPTVISPGEGGTVTFTRAGLSVRADGATPILDAGEAAGALMPSGCRMGICYGCVLPLRQGAVRDLRTGDLTTAVPGDGVLIQTCVSAAAGTCDIDL, encoded by the coding sequence ATGACCACCACCGTCCCGCGTCCCCCGACGAGGCTCTCCGTCCGGGACCGGCTCCTCCGGCTCGCCGAGACGGTCACCACCCCGCTCCTCCCCGAGGACTATCTCGACCTGGTCGCGCCGCTGCGCGCCGGGGCCGCGCTGCGCGGTCGCGTGGTCGCCGTCGACGCCGAGACCCGCGACGCCGCCACGCTGACCATCCAGCCCGGTCGCGCCTGGCGCGGCCACACCGCCGGGCAGTACGTGCGCCTCGGCGTGGACGTCGACGGGGTCCGGCAGTGGCGGGCGTACTCGGTCACCTCGGCTCCCGGTCGTCCCGACGGCCGTATCTGCGTCACCGTGAAGGCGATCCCCGACGGGACGGTCAGCAACCACCTGGTCCGGCGCATCCGCCCGGGCGCCATCGTCCAGCTCGACCAGGCGCAGGGGGACTTCGTCCTGCCCGACCCCGCGCCGGCCCGGGTCCTGTTCCTCACCGCCGGCAGCGGCGTCACCCCGGTCATGGGGATGCTGCGCGCCGGCGCGCACACCCACTCGGACGTGGTGGTCGTGCACTCCGCACCCACCCCGGCCGACGTGGTCTTCGGCGCCGAGCTGCGGGCGCTCGCCGCGCAGGGCGCGATCCGGCTGGTCGAGCGGCACACCGACACCGACGGGCTGCTCGGCGTCGACGAACTGGCCGGGCTGGTCCCCGACCACCTGGAGCGCGAGACCTGGGCCTGCGGCCCGATCGGGATGCTCGACGCGGTGGAGGAGCACTGGCGGGCGGCCGGCGCGGCGCAGCGGCTGCACACCGAGCGGTTCCGGCCGACCGTGATCTCACCGGGGGAGGGCGGCACCGTCACCTTCACCAGGGCCGGTCTCAGCGTGCGGGCCGACGGCGCGACCCCCATCCTGGATGCCGGGGAGGCCGCCGGTGCGCTGATGCCGTCGGGCTGCCGGATGGGCATCTGCTACGGCTGCGTCCTCCCGCTGCGCCAGGGGGCGGTCCGCGACCTGCGTACCGGGGACCTCACCACGGCCGTCCCCGGTGACGGCGTACTCATCCAGACCTGCGTGTCGGCGGCGGCCGGTACCTGCGACATCGACCTGTAG
- a CDS encoding PucR family transcriptional regulator, which produces MTDPSGATSRRAAHLELDGRVADRLRGQLPAVAERTVTAITAEVPDYSGTLTGQMREKIENAVRIALGTFLQLIERADAADPSTPLSRALEAAYALGSGEARSGRSMDALLAAYRVGARVAWREVSATTVRDGLSAERVAEFAELMFAYIDELSAASVAGHTDELASAGRVHRRYLERLVQQLLAGELEEVLRRSAERAEWPPPQTLTVAVLPRSNLRAVLAMLSPHTLESGEDLPGVELAEESAVLLVPDVHGGRRRRLTGAVQGHRAVVGPARPWTRVAESYQRVLRALALGLDRPADGAPLDTEQHLARLVLSTDPEALADLRAQVLQPLSALPPATARRLAETLRSWLLHQGRRDDVAGDLFVHPQTVRYRMGQLRELYGERLNDPATVLELTLALAFLPAE; this is translated from the coding sequence ATGACCGATCCTTCCGGGGCCACCAGCCGCCGGGCGGCGCACCTGGAGCTGGACGGGCGGGTGGCCGACCGGCTGCGCGGCCAGCTCCCCGCGGTGGCCGAGCGGACGGTCACCGCGATCACCGCCGAGGTCCCCGACTACTCGGGCACCCTCACCGGGCAGATGCGCGAGAAGATCGAGAACGCCGTCCGCATCGCGCTGGGCACGTTCCTCCAGCTCATCGAGCGGGCCGACGCCGCCGACCCGAGCACCCCGCTGAGCCGGGCGCTGGAGGCGGCGTACGCCCTCGGCAGCGGCGAGGCCCGGTCGGGGCGGAGCATGGACGCGCTGCTGGCCGCGTACCGGGTGGGGGCCCGGGTCGCCTGGCGGGAGGTCTCCGCCACCACCGTGCGCGACGGGCTCTCCGCCGAGCGGGTGGCCGAGTTCGCCGAGCTGATGTTCGCCTACATCGACGAGCTCTCCGCCGCCAGCGTGGCCGGGCACACCGACGAGCTGGCCAGCGCCGGCCGGGTGCACCGGCGCTACCTGGAACGGCTGGTCCAGCAACTGCTCGCCGGCGAGCTGGAGGAGGTGCTGCGCCGCAGCGCCGAGCGGGCGGAGTGGCCGCCCCCGCAGACCCTCACCGTCGCGGTGCTCCCCCGCAGCAACCTGCGCGCGGTGCTCGCGATGCTCAGCCCGCACACCCTGGAGAGCGGCGAGGACCTGCCCGGGGTGGAGCTGGCCGAGGAGTCCGCCGTGCTGCTCGTCCCCGACGTGCACGGTGGGCGCCGGCGGCGGCTCACCGGCGCGGTGCAGGGGCACCGGGCGGTGGTGGGGCCGGCACGGCCGTGGACCCGGGTCGCCGAGTCGTACCAGCGGGTGCTGCGGGCGCTGGCGCTCGGGTTGGACCGGCCGGCGGACGGCGCGCCGCTGGACACCGAGCAGCACCTGGCCCGGCTGGTGCTCAGCACCGACCCGGAGGCCCTGGCGGACCTGCGCGCGCAGGTGCTGCAACCGCTGTCGGCGCTGCCCCCGGCGACCGCCCGGCGGCTGGCCGAGACGCTGCGCTCCTGGCTGCTGCACCAGGGCCGGCGCGACGACGTCGCCGGCGACCTCTTCGTCCACCCGCAGACCGTGCGCTACCGGATGGGTCAGCTGCGCGAGCTGTACGGCGAGCGCCTCAACGACCCGGCGACGGTGCTGGAGCTGACCCTGGCGCTGGCCTTCCTGCCGGCGGAGTGA
- a CDS encoding HNH endonuclease family protein → MTRTLRATATILAAALAATLGLAHPAWAASYSASLTTAVAGLPVATEVRTGYSRDLFPHWVDADGDGCNTRNEVLIAEAVSAPTVGGSCTLSGGRWYSYYDNAYWTLTGDLDIDHMVPLAEAWDSGARSWTTSRRQAYANDLGDSRPLAAVTDNVNQAKGDQDPATWLPPYASARCRYVKEWVATKIRWRLTVDSAEKSTLTSWANNCPATTVSVTYAW, encoded by the coding sequence ATGACCCGTACCCTGCGCGCGACGGCCACCATCCTCGCCGCCGCCCTGGCCGCCACCCTCGGCCTCGCCCACCCCGCCTGGGCCGCCAGCTACTCCGCCTCGCTGACCACCGCGGTCGCCGGCCTTCCGGTCGCCACCGAGGTCCGCACCGGCTACAGCCGCGACCTATTCCCCCACTGGGTCGACGCCGACGGCGACGGCTGCAACACCCGCAACGAGGTGCTGATCGCCGAGGCCGTCTCCGCGCCGACGGTCGGCGGGAGCTGCACGCTGTCCGGCGGGCGCTGGTACTCCTACTACGACAACGCGTACTGGACCCTGACCGGCGACCTCGACATCGACCACATGGTGCCGCTCGCCGAGGCCTGGGACTCCGGGGCGCGCAGCTGGACCACCAGCCGCCGTCAGGCGTACGCCAACGACCTGGGCGACAGCCGCCCGCTGGCCGCCGTCACCGACAACGTCAACCAGGCCAAGGGCGACCAGGACCCGGCCACCTGGCTGCCCCCGTACGCCTCGGCCCGCTGCCGCTACGTCAAGGAGTGGGTCGCCACCAAGATCCGCTGGCGGCTCACCGTGGACAGCGCCGAGAAGAGCACCCTGACCAGCTGGGCGAACAACTGCCCCGCCACCACCGTCTCGGTCACCTACGCCTGGTGA
- a CDS encoding GNAT family N-acetyltransferase, protein MDSSATAIRRYRDRDHDAVYDICVRTADAGGDARGRYASDDLMPDLFAGPYLHLEPELAFVLTHRDVVVGYVIGTADTPAFVRAYRRVWVPRLADRYPVPTRPPATPDDEMIALHHRPERMLLPELAGYPAHLHIDLLPEHQGRGHGRRLVETFLRAAARAGAPGLHVGMVTANVRARGFYDWLGFHEIPVPDPGPVTYLGRTTRVPAPVETAR, encoded by the coding sequence ATGGACAGCAGCGCCACCGCCATCCGCCGCTACCGGGACCGCGACCACGACGCGGTCTACGACATCTGCGTCCGCACGGCCGACGCCGGCGGCGACGCCCGCGGCCGGTACGCCAGCGACGACCTGATGCCCGATCTCTTCGCCGGGCCGTACCTGCACCTGGAGCCGGAGCTGGCGTTCGTGCTCACGCACCGGGACGTCGTCGTCGGCTACGTGATCGGCACGGCGGACACGCCCGCGTTCGTGCGGGCCTACCGGCGGGTGTGGGTACCCCGGCTGGCCGACAGGTACCCGGTGCCGACCCGGCCGCCGGCCACCCCGGACGACGAGATGATCGCGCTGCACCACCGGCCGGAGCGGATGCTGCTGCCGGAACTCGCCGGCTACCCCGCCCACCTGCACATCGACCTGCTGCCCGAACACCAGGGCCGGGGTCACGGCCGCCGGCTCGTCGAGACGTTCCTGCGCGCCGCCGCCCGCGCCGGAGCGCCCGGGCTGCACGTCGGCATGGTCACCGCCAACGTGCGGGCCCGCGGCTTCTACGACTGGCTGGGCTTCCACGAGATCCCGGTGCCCGACCCCGGTCCGGTCACCTACCTCGGCCGGACCACGCGGGTGCCGGCACCCGTCGAGACCGCCCGGTAG
- a CDS encoding Stf0 family sulfotransferase — MTTRPGREPVDSYLVCATPRTGSSLLLGLLASTGVAGRPQAYFRVPDEPLWAERWGIARHPDGNVDYREYLAAALATGRTDNGVFGAKLMWGTLDELVDRLATVYPDLAGGDLSLLERAFGRTRFVYLRRDDVVAQAVSWLRAEQTGAWYLGGDGEISGGDGGGGAPAFDADAIGRLVEVIGRHDAAWRAWFAASGVRPYVVSYEDLDADLVGVTHAVLDFLGLTLPAGAAVVPRHRRQADQLNREWVRRYRAVSTGAGTRVVRPR, encoded by the coding sequence GTGACCACCCGACCCGGGCGCGAGCCCGTCGACTCCTACCTGGTCTGCGCCACGCCCCGCACCGGTAGTTCGCTGCTGCTCGGGCTGCTCGCCTCCACCGGGGTCGCCGGCCGCCCGCAGGCGTACTTCCGGGTGCCGGACGAGCCGCTGTGGGCCGAGCGCTGGGGGATCGCCCGGCATCCCGACGGGAACGTCGACTACCGGGAGTACCTGGCGGCGGCGCTGGCGACCGGGCGTACCGACAACGGCGTCTTCGGCGCGAAGCTGATGTGGGGGACGCTGGACGAGCTGGTCGACCGGCTGGCCACGGTGTACCCGGACCTCGCCGGCGGGGACCTGTCGCTGCTGGAACGCGCCTTCGGGCGTACCCGATTCGTGTACCTGCGGCGCGACGACGTCGTCGCGCAGGCGGTGTCCTGGCTGCGGGCCGAACAGACCGGCGCCTGGTACCTGGGTGGCGACGGTGAGATCAGCGGCGGCGACGGCGGCGGGGGCGCGCCGGCCTTCGACGCGGACGCCATCGGCCGGCTGGTCGAGGTGATCGGCCGGCACGACGCGGCGTGGCGGGCGTGGTTCGCCGCGTCCGGCGTCCGGCCGTACGTGGTGTCCTACGAGGACCTCGACGCGGACCTGGTCGGCGTCACCCACGCCGTCCTCGACTTCCTCGGGCTCACGCTGCCCGCCGGGGCCGCCGTCGTACCCCGGCACCGGCGGCAGGCCGACCAGCTCAACCGGGAGTGGGTCCGCCGCTACCGGGCGGTCTCGACGGGTGCCGGCACCCGCGTGGTCCGGCCGAGGTAG
- the abc-f gene encoding ribosomal protection-like ABC-F family protein has product MSDAYVICSNLSFSWPDDTPVFEDLSFTVGGGRTGLVAPNGAGKSTLLKLIAGECRPTGGSVTVEGVLGYLPQSLPLAGDLTVSEVLGVAPVLRALHAIEAGDASEEHFTTIGNDWDVEERSQAQLDRLGLAGVALTRRLDTLSGGQVVSLGLAAQLLKRPDVLLLDEPTNNLDLDARRTLYHLLDDWPGCLLLVSHDRALLDRMDRILELDRGEVRSYGGNFTAYQEAVRAEQEVAERNVRNAEQEVKREKREMQQARERAERRASNASRNLKSAGLPKIFAGTMKRGAQESAGRAGETHAARVSQARARLDEAGRALRDEQRIVLDLPGTNVPAGRTVFLGERMQVRYGDRALFAADGVDLAIRGPERIALTGPNGAGKSTLLRLVHGDLAADGGQVRRADGRIAYLSQRLDLLDLDRTVAENLAAFAPGTPEAERMNLLARFLFRGSRSHLPVGVLSGGERLRATLVCVLCAEPAPQLLLLDEPTNNLDLVSVAQLESALGAYQGAFVVVSHDQRFLTEIGVNRWLRLAGGELRETGAPELD; this is encoded by the coding sequence ATGTCCGATGCGTACGTCATCTGCTCCAACCTCTCCTTCTCCTGGCCCGACGACACTCCCGTCTTCGAGGACCTGTCGTTCACCGTCGGCGGTGGTCGCACGGGTCTGGTCGCCCCCAACGGCGCCGGCAAGAGCACCCTGCTCAAGCTGATCGCCGGGGAGTGCCGGCCCACCGGCGGATCGGTGACCGTCGAGGGGGTGCTCGGCTACCTCCCGCAGAGCCTGCCCCTGGCCGGCGACCTGACCGTCTCCGAGGTGCTGGGGGTCGCCCCCGTCCTCCGGGCGCTGCACGCCATCGAGGCCGGCGACGCGAGCGAGGAGCACTTCACCACGATCGGCAACGACTGGGACGTCGAGGAGCGCAGCCAGGCCCAGCTGGACCGGCTGGGCCTCGCCGGGGTCGCGCTGACCCGTCGCCTGGACACCCTCAGCGGCGGTCAGGTCGTCTCGCTCGGCCTCGCCGCGCAGCTGCTGAAGCGGCCCGACGTCCTGCTGCTCGACGAACCCACCAACAACCTCGACCTCGACGCGCGGCGCACGCTCTACCACCTGCTCGACGACTGGCCCGGCTGCCTGCTGCTGGTCAGCCACGACCGGGCGCTGCTCGACCGGATGGACCGCATCCTCGAACTCGACCGGGGCGAGGTCCGCTCCTACGGCGGCAACTTCACCGCGTACCAGGAGGCCGTGCGGGCCGAGCAGGAGGTCGCCGAGCGCAACGTCCGCAACGCCGAGCAGGAGGTCAAGCGGGAGAAGCGGGAGATGCAGCAGGCCCGCGAGCGGGCCGAGCGGCGGGCCAGCAACGCCAGCCGCAACCTCAAGAGCGCCGGTCTGCCGAAGATCTTCGCCGGGACGATGAAGCGCGGCGCCCAGGAGTCGGCCGGCCGGGCCGGCGAGACCCACGCGGCCCGGGTCAGCCAGGCGCGGGCCCGGCTCGACGAGGCCGGTCGCGCCCTGCGCGACGAGCAGCGGATCGTGCTGGACCTGCCCGGCACCAACGTTCCCGCCGGGCGCACCGTCTTCCTCGGCGAGCGGATGCAGGTCCGCTACGGCGACCGGGCGCTCTTCGCCGCCGACGGTGTCGACCTGGCGATCCGGGGGCCCGAACGGATCGCGTTGACCGGGCCCAACGGCGCCGGCAAGTCCACCCTGCTCCGCCTGGTCCACGGTGACCTGGCCGCCGACGGCGGCCAGGTGCGGCGGGCCGACGGGCGGATCGCGTACCTGTCGCAGCGGCTGGACCTGCTGGACCTCGATCGCACGGTGGCGGAGAACCTGGCCGCGTTCGCGCCCGGGACGCCGGAGGCGGAGCGGATGAACCTGCTCGCCCGCTTCCTGTTCCGGGGCTCCCGCAGCCACCTGCCGGTCGGGGTGCTCTCCGGCGGGGAGCGGCTGCGCGCCACCCTGGTCTGCGTGCTCTGCGCCGAGCCGGCACCTCAGCTGCTGCTGCTGGACGAGCCGACCAACAACCTCGACCTGGTCAGCGTCGCCCAGTTGGAGAGCGCGCTCGGCGCGTACCAGGGCGCGTTCGTGGTGGTCAGCCACGACCAGCGGTTCCTCACCGAGATCGGGGTGAACCGCTGGCTGCGGCTCGCCGGGGGCGAGCTGCGGGAGACCGGCGCGCCCGAGCTCGACTGA
- a CDS encoding helix-turn-helix domain-containing protein, whose amino-acid sequence MPIVVRIDVELAKRKMSVGEFAERVGLTPANVAVLKNGRAKAVRFSTLEAMCRVLDCQPGDLLEWVED is encoded by the coding sequence ATGCCCATCGTCGTCCGCATCGATGTCGAGCTGGCCAAACGCAAGATGAGCGTCGGTGAGTTCGCCGAACGCGTCGGGCTCACGCCGGCGAACGTGGCGGTGCTGAAGAACGGTCGTGCCAAAGCCGTCCGTTTCAGCACCCTGGAAGCCATGTGCCGGGTGCTCGACTGCCAGCCCGGTGACCTGCTCGAGTGGGTCGAGGACTGA
- a CDS encoding DUF2975 domain-containing protein: protein MAPLRVFLVLLFGILVMFQTFSLPGQFAHMAQESPDQAYLRWPMTAVSVFWLLCIQVVIVSTWKLLTLVKNDRIFSDASLAWVDAIVWAIVAAWVVLLGVFLYVGFNASDPGLPLLLFLMLVGVAVLGLLMVVMRALLRQATTLRTDMEAVI, encoded by the coding sequence GTGGCCCCGCTCAGAGTCTTCCTCGTGCTGCTGTTCGGGATCCTGGTCATGTTTCAGACCTTCTCCCTGCCCGGGCAGTTCGCGCACATGGCCCAGGAGTCCCCGGACCAGGCCTACCTCCGGTGGCCGATGACTGCCGTCTCGGTGTTCTGGCTGCTGTGTATCCAGGTGGTGATCGTGTCCACCTGGAAGTTGCTCACCCTGGTCAAGAACGACCGCATCTTCAGTGACGCCTCGCTGGCGTGGGTGGACGCGATCGTCTGGGCGATCGTCGCCGCCTGGGTGGTGCTGCTGGGCGTATTTCTCTATGTCGGCTTCAACGCGTCCGACCCCGGACTGCCGCTCCTGCTCTTCCTGATGTTGGTGGGCGTCGCCGTGCTGGGGCTGCTGATGGTGGTGATGCGGGCACTGCTGCGGCAGGCCACGACACTGCGCACCGACATGGAAGCGGTGATCTGA
- a CDS encoding MarR family winged helix-turn-helix transcriptional regulator, with amino-acid sequence MPAVPVDQPEHRSAPLLDHLARRMRLRAETVLAPLGLRPRHLVALTVLRAQGGSSQQALAGTLEMDGTNIVGLLNELEAERLIERRRSPEDRRRHVVELTPAGEKRLGEAECALAAVEDEVLGALDARQRETLYELLERAVGGGPASCAGAAEGPSCSAAGGPAC; translated from the coding sequence ATGCCCGCCGTACCGGTCGACCAGCCCGAGCACCGCTCGGCGCCCCTGCTCGACCACCTCGCGCGGCGGATGCGGCTGCGCGCCGAGACGGTGCTGGCGCCGCTGGGGCTGCGGCCCCGGCACCTGGTCGCGCTCACGGTGCTGCGGGCGCAGGGCGGCAGCAGCCAGCAGGCCCTCGCCGGCACCCTGGAGATGGACGGCACCAACATCGTCGGGCTGCTCAACGAGTTGGAGGCGGAGCGGCTGATCGAACGGCGCCGTTCTCCCGAGGACCGCCGTCGGCACGTCGTCGAGCTCACCCCCGCCGGAGAGAAGCGCCTCGGGGAGGCCGAGTGCGCTCTCGCGGCGGTGGAGGACGAGGTGCTCGGCGCGCTGGACGCGCGGCAGCGCGAGACGCTCTACGAGCTGCTGGAGCGGGCGGTCGGTGGCGGTCCGGCGTCCTGCGCCGGGGCGGCGGAGGGTCCGTCGTGCTCGGCCGCGGGCGGGCCGGCCTGCTGA
- a CDS encoding FMN-dependent NADH-azoreductase, translating into MAHLLHIDSSIQGDRSVSRRLTDRAARAWRAAHPDGTVHYRDLGIDPLPHLDQAGGLARMTPPEQHTPAQRESWALTEQLVEEVRRADTVLLGLPLYNFAAPSSVKAWVDHLIAPGLAYDPETQAGLLNDRELIVLATRGGGYAPGTPREGWDHAEPWLPHGLAMTGLQPRFITVELTLAGVNPAMAGLVPLAQESLAAAERAVDELWVPAAAAA; encoded by the coding sequence ATGGCACACCTGTTGCACATCGACTCCAGCATCCAGGGGGACCGGTCGGTGAGCCGCCGGCTCACCGACCGTGCGGCCAGGGCCTGGCGCGCCGCGCACCCCGACGGCACGGTCCACTACCGGGACCTGGGCATCGATCCCCTCCCGCATCTGGACCAGGCCGGCGGCCTGGCGCGAATGACACCGCCGGAGCAGCACACCCCCGCCCAGCGGGAGTCCTGGGCGCTGACCGAGCAGCTGGTCGAGGAGGTGAGGCGGGCCGACACGGTCCTGCTGGGGCTGCCGCTGTACAACTTCGCCGCGCCCAGCAGCGTCAAGGCGTGGGTCGACCACCTGATCGCGCCCGGCCTGGCCTACGACCCGGAGACCCAGGCCGGCCTCCTGAACGACCGCGAGTTGATCGTGCTGGCCACGCGCGGCGGTGGGTACGCCCCCGGCACGCCCCGCGAGGGCTGGGACCACGCCGAGCCGTGGCTGCCGCACGGCCTGGCGATGACCGGCCTCCAGCCGCGCTTCATCACGGTGGAGCTGACCCTCGCCGGCGTTAACCCGGCCATGGCCGGCCTGGTCCCGCTGGCCCAGGAGAGCCTCGCGGCGGCCGAGCGCGCCGTCGACGAACTCTGGGTCCCGGCCGCCGCCGCGGCCTAG
- a CDS encoding VOC family protein yields MHRSRVYALLIDAPHAQAARAAAFWSAALGVPAEADPEHPQFVGLHGALPGLVTAVQAVDDEPRFHLDFETDDVEAETARLVALGATEVARWLDCRILRVPGGHLVCVLPVESPPEVFDAQARTWP; encoded by the coding sequence ATGCATCGCAGCCGCGTCTACGCTCTTCTGATCGACGCCCCGCACGCGCAGGCCGCCCGGGCGGCGGCCTTCTGGTCGGCCGCCCTCGGCGTCCCCGCCGAGGCGGACCCGGAGCACCCGCAGTTCGTCGGTCTGCACGGCGCCCTGCCCGGGCTGGTCACCGCCGTGCAGGCCGTCGACGACGAGCCCCGCTTCCACCTCGACTTCGAGACGGACGACGTCGAGGCCGAGACGGCACGGCTGGTCGCTCTCGGCGCCACCGAGGTGGCCCGGTGGCTGGACTGTCGCATCCTGCGGGTGCCGGGCGGGCACCTGGTCTGCGTCCTGCCGGTGGAGAGCCCGCCCGAGGTCTTCGACGCCCAGGCCCGAACCTGGCCCTGA
- a CDS encoding DUF4184 family protein, with amino-acid sequence MPLTFPSHAALPLPLKLWRPRWFDGVALIVGSAAPDLAYALDGSGLPVFPLSHQPAGLILFCLPVTLLCAAIVRAVAPTVAVHLPHRPAALALRDYGVLGVARPGIAVSAVSAVLAAATHQAWDRLTEHTMAWDWASTVLGAFAALALAVHVGHRRLLRKWHGEPPGAPARPRLFWTVAASVTAAGALVASRLPGAFLPHTTGARLIGALALGLVAGAAATVLLPRPAAAARR; translated from the coding sequence GTGCCGCTGACCTTCCCCTCACACGCCGCGCTGCCGCTGCCGCTGAAGCTCTGGCGCCCCCGCTGGTTCGACGGCGTGGCCCTGATCGTCGGCTCGGCCGCACCGGACCTGGCCTACGCGCTCGACGGTTCCGGACTGCCCGTCTTCCCGCTGTCGCACCAGCCAGCCGGGCTGATCCTGTTCTGCCTGCCCGTGACGCTGCTGTGCGCGGCCATCGTGCGCGCGGTCGCGCCGACCGTCGCCGTGCACCTGCCGCACCGGCCGGCCGCGCTGGCCCTGCGCGACTACGGCGTGCTCGGCGTCGCTCGACCCGGCATCGCGGTCAGCGCCGTCTCGGCGGTACTCGCGGCCGCGACCCATCAGGCATGGGACCGGCTCACGGAGCACACAATGGCGTGGGACTGGGCCTCCACCGTGCTCGGTGCCTTCGCGGCGCTCGCCCTCGCCGTACACGTCGGGCACCGTCGGCTGCTGCGGAAGTGGCACGGCGAGCCGCCCGGCGCTCCGGCGCGGCCGCGCCTGTTCTGGACCGTCGCCGCGTCGGTCACCGCCGCCGGGGCGCTGGTCGCATCGCGCCTGCCGGGCGCGTTCCTGCCGCACACCACCGGGGCCCGGCTGATCGGGGCGCTGGCGCTCGGACTGGTCGCCGGGGCGGCGGCGACGGTCCTGCTCCCCCGACCCGCAGCCGCTGCTCGTCGATGA